A window of Deinococcus sp. HSC-46F16 contains these coding sequences:
- a CDS encoding dTDP-4-dehydrorhamnose 3,5-epimerase family protein → MKIELAPEYAAALTFESYPPAPDIAGVWTHPLRKNRSENGAFMEYARMGEEGFQGLPGRLIPRQISVSWAAPGRINAFHIHVKEEQNEIWCVIEGQLMVWLVDCRAGSPTLGVRRKLVLSGEQPTMVHIPSGVAHGYQASDGGATLLYTMDARFNIEDPNEGRIPWNQFGDELWSEDRG, encoded by the coding sequence GTGAAGATTGAACTCGCCCCTGAATACGCTGCCGCCCTGACCTTTGAGAGTTATCCCCCGGCCCCGGACATCGCCGGAGTCTGGACCCATCCTCTTCGCAAGAATCGCAGCGAGAACGGCGCTTTCATGGAGTACGCCCGCATGGGGGAGGAAGGCTTTCAGGGGCTGCCCGGCCGCCTGATACCACGCCAGATCAGCGTGTCGTGGGCCGCGCCGGGGCGCATCAACGCCTTTCATATCCATGTCAAGGAAGAGCAGAACGAGATCTGGTGCGTGATCGAGGGTCAGTTGATGGTCTGGCTGGTAGACTGCCGCGCCGGAAGCCCCACCCTGGGCGTGCGCCGCAAGCTGGTGCTGAGCGGCGAGCAACCGACCATGGTGCATATCCCCAGTGGGGTGGCCCACGGCTATCAGGCGAGCGATGGGGGAGCCACCCTGCTGTACACGATGGATGCTCGATTTAATATCGAGGATCCCAATGAGGGGAGAATTCCGTGGAATCAGTTTGGTGATGAATTGTGGAGCGAGGATCGGGGATAA
- a CDS encoding lipopolysaccharide biosynthesis protein yields the protein MTDQGAQNQDISAPTDLPRRPKQIATILLTYILRIAGQGISFFIFARVLGPEGFGQISAALAILSPIAPFVDMGAYSIVSRDIALGRHPGKVVGENLKVVLLTFPLGLLACLVVSDLLYGSDGLLVFGLIGVGYLLLSRTSLLLAAVQNTVQVKVPVIAVEAVVALSLLSLGGYGMAFGYSLFAWAVTYALIGVSGALVAGTVLRRSLGDIKAPFPSMGRISEGLVFSMGNSFQYLYLELDKILLFRYANSALTGVYAASTRIVTVALMPIGAVYSLFYPRFMQVGHDRAALSALLHRVVLIAAGYGLIMALCFIALSNFLPGLLGEGYARVRTFLLYLSGVVFLQVMQTPFADALTGRGHQAVRTLLQGSASVVALGAGLLFIPGDPTSGVIKTVFTVHGYLLLAYVLSYGLIMRRKKEQM from the coding sequence TTGACTGATCAAGGCGCTCAAAATCAGGATATCTCTGCGCCGACGGACTTGCCACGTCGTCCCAAACAAATTGCGACGATTCTTCTGACTTATATCCTGCGTATAGCTGGCCAGGGAATATCCTTCTTTATCTTCGCACGTGTACTAGGTCCGGAAGGCTTTGGGCAGATCTCTGCTGCACTGGCGATTCTAAGTCCAATAGCTCCCTTCGTGGATATGGGAGCGTACTCAATTGTCTCCCGTGACATCGCCTTAGGGCGACATCCAGGTAAGGTCGTAGGGGAGAACCTTAAGGTTGTGCTCCTTACCTTCCCCTTGGGTCTCCTAGCCTGTCTAGTCGTCTCCGATCTGCTTTACGGTTCTGATGGGTTGTTGGTTTTTGGTTTGATCGGAGTGGGATATCTACTCCTCAGTCGCACCTCTCTTCTGCTGGCGGCAGTTCAAAACACAGTGCAGGTGAAGGTCCCCGTAATCGCCGTAGAGGCGGTGGTGGCTCTTTCCCTGCTAAGTTTGGGAGGCTACGGAATGGCCTTTGGATACAGCTTGTTTGCCTGGGCTGTAACCTATGCACTCATAGGGGTGAGCGGAGCGCTGGTCGCCGGGACCGTCCTGCGCCGCTCACTTGGGGATATCAAAGCGCCGTTTCCAAGTATGGGCCGAATCAGTGAAGGTCTCGTATTCAGTATGGGCAATTCCTTTCAGTACTTGTACTTGGAGCTGGATAAAATTTTGCTCTTTCGCTATGCAAATTCGGCCCTCACGGGGGTATACGCTGCATCCACTCGAATTGTCACCGTAGCCCTTATGCCTATAGGTGCGGTGTACTCTCTTTTTTATCCTCGATTTATGCAGGTAGGTCACGACAGAGCTGCGTTAAGTGCATTATTGCACCGCGTAGTGCTGATTGCAGCAGGGTACGGCTTAATTATGGCGCTCTGCTTCATTGCACTTTCCAATTTTCTGCCGGGTTTGCTTGGCGAGGGCTACGCCAGGGTCCGGACCTTCCTGCTGTATCTTTCTGGGGTAGTCTTCTTGCAAGTGATGCAGACTCCATTTGCTGATGCTCTGACGGGAAGAGGCCATCAAGCGGTGCGCACTCTTTTGCAGGGGTCGGCCAGCGTCGTCGCTCTAGGGGCAGGACTACTATTTATCCCTGGTGATCCCACCAGCGGGGTGATTAAGACAGTGTTCACCGTGCATGGGTACTTGCTACTGGCCTACGTGCTGTCGTACGGCCTGATCATGAGAAGGAAAAAGGAGCAGATGTGA
- a CDS encoding glycosyltransferase: MATYNGMKYLPAQITSILKQLASDDEVVIQDDGSSDGTVAYLMSLGDPRVLVEVNPGNRGVITTFERALKRARGEIVFLSDQDDVWLPGKVAHVLAEFSRPEVMAVVTDAEIIDASEKVVVPSYHQAYGGRAGVWKNFWRNSYLGCCLAFRREVLQPGLDIPKSVRTHDGWLGLVSNMVGEVVFLDKILLKYRRHGGNASQMHRFGWPDVIKRRLALAGHMIRVYPSVRLTRKQLQRRTLAGGKHL; this comes from the coding sequence ATGGCTACTTATAATGGGATGAAGTATCTTCCAGCGCAGATAACTTCCATCCTTAAGCAGTTAGCCTCTGATGACGAAGTGGTGATCCAAGACGATGGCTCGAGTGACGGAACTGTAGCTTACCTGATGAGTTTAGGTGACCCTCGAGTTTTAGTAGAGGTAAACCCTGGAAATAGGGGCGTCATCACGACATTTGAACGAGCCCTGAAGAGAGCGCGGGGAGAGATTGTTTTCCTCTCTGATCAGGATGATGTCTGGCTGCCAGGCAAAGTTGCACATGTTCTGGCGGAGTTCTCGCGCCCCGAGGTGATGGCCGTTGTGACGGATGCGGAGATCATTGACGCGAGCGAGAAGGTAGTTGTGCCCTCATACCATCAGGCCTACGGGGGCCGCGCTGGAGTGTGGAAGAATTTCTGGCGCAACTCCTATTTGGGGTGTTGCCTAGCCTTCCGCCGCGAGGTTTTACAGCCAGGCCTCGATATCCCAAAAAGTGTTCGGACCCACGACGGCTGGTTGGGGTTGGTCTCCAATATGGTCGGCGAAGTCGTGTTTCTTGACAAAATTCTATTGAAGTATCGCAGGCACGGGGGCAATGCCAGTCAGATGCACCGGTTCGGCTGGCCTGATGTGATCAAGCGCCGCCTAGCGCTGGCAGGGCACATGATTCGGGTTTATCCCAGCGTTCGCTTGACCCGTAAGCAGTTGCAGCGCCGTACCTTGGCTGGAGGGAAGCACTTATGA
- a CDS encoding polysaccharide biosynthesis protein produces MTVLDNLAGKTVLITGGTGSFGNELLQLIKDSDVAEVRVFSRDELKQEQMRVRMKNPKVKFHIGDIRDRQSVDQAMEGVDLVFHAAALKQVPSCEFFPMQAVMTNIVGSHNIVESAIAHRVGSVVCLSTDKAVQPVNAMGMSKGLMEKVATAAARRLGDHDTVISTVRYGNVMYSRGSVIPLFVEQIKQGRPLTVTDPNMTRFLLSLRSAIDLVLFAFEHARQGDIFVRKAPASTVGDLAQAVTNLFGSDVPVEIIGTRHAEKLFETLATSGELVNAEDMGDYLRIQMDDRDLNYAKYFTEGEPEEALIDDYTSHNTERLTVPQVEELLRSLPAFEKELAAFQGAAR; encoded by the coding sequence ATGACCGTTCTTGACAATCTCGCAGGCAAAACCGTCCTGATCACCGGCGGCACCGGGTCCTTCGGCAACGAACTGCTTCAGCTCATCAAGGATTCGGACGTGGCCGAGGTGCGCGTCTTCAGCCGTGACGAGCTCAAGCAGGAGCAGATGCGCGTCCGGATGAAGAACCCGAAGGTCAAGTTCCACATTGGGGACATCCGTGACCGCCAGAGCGTCGATCAGGCAATGGAGGGCGTCGATCTCGTCTTCCACGCGGCGGCCCTCAAGCAGGTGCCCTCGTGCGAGTTCTTCCCGATGCAGGCCGTCATGACCAATATCGTGGGGAGCCACAACATCGTCGAGTCGGCCATCGCCCACCGGGTCGGCTCGGTGGTGTGCCTCAGCACCGACAAGGCCGTGCAGCCGGTCAACGCGATGGGCATGAGCAAGGGCCTGATGGAAAAGGTCGCCACCGCCGCCGCCCGCCGCCTGGGGGACCACGACACCGTCATCTCCACCGTCCGCTACGGCAACGTGATGTACTCGCGCGGCTCCGTGATTCCCCTGTTCGTCGAGCAGATCAAGCAGGGGAGGCCCCTGACGGTTACCGACCCCAACATGACCCGCTTTCTGCTATCGCTGCGCAGCGCCATCGACCTGGTGCTGTTCGCCTTCGAGCACGCGAGGCAGGGCGATATCTTCGTGCGCAAGGCCCCCGCAAGCACGGTGGGTGACCTCGCACAGGCGGTGACCAACCTCTTCGGGTCGGACGTGCCCGTCGAGATTATCGGCACCCGGCACGCCGAGAAACTTTTCGAGACGCTGGCGACCTCGGGCGAGCTGGTAAACGCCGAGGACATGGGCGACTACCTGCGTATTCAGATGGACGACCGCGACCTCAACTACGCCAAGTATTTCACCGAAGGCGAGCCGGAAGAAGCCCTGATTGACGACTACACCTCGCACAATACCGAGCGGCTGACGGTGCCCCAGGTCGAGGAGCTGCTGCGTTCGCTCCCCGCTTTCGAGAAGGAACTGGCCGCCTTCCAGGGCGCGGCCCGATGA
- a CDS encoding NAD-dependent epimerase/dehydratase family protein — translation MKIGITGARGLLGTHLHAYLYGQPGVEVVAGGREVFASPQSLREFVRGCGAVVHLAGMNRGDDAEVAATNVRLCEELVAALEAEGERPHVLFSSSTHIERDTPYGASKRQAAELLRTWAQRSGAHFANVILPGVFGEGGKPFYNSVVSTFCFQLARGETPSVNADAPVEQIHAQEVARRLHTLIENGETGDVRVGGEHLTVGELLGRLQSFQTLYAAHIIPDVRRDFDRDLFNTYRSYLYPDHYPVPLTLHTDPRGSLFEAVKSHNGGQSFLSTTHPGITRGNHYHTRKIERFLVTGGEAEIGLRHVTGGPVQTFRVSGDTPAYVDIPTLHTHNITNVGPGILTTLFWTHELFDPENPDTYPEPVETA, via the coding sequence ATGAAGATCGGCATCACCGGAGCGCGGGGCCTGCTGGGGACCCACCTCCACGCTTACCTATACGGGCAGCCGGGCGTGGAAGTCGTGGCGGGAGGCCGGGAGGTCTTCGCCTCACCGCAGAGCCTGCGCGAGTTCGTACGGGGTTGCGGCGCGGTCGTCCACCTCGCGGGGATGAACCGGGGGGATGACGCTGAGGTCGCCGCGACCAACGTGCGCCTGTGCGAGGAGCTGGTCGCGGCGCTGGAGGCGGAAGGGGAGAGGCCGCACGTCCTCTTCTCGTCGTCCACCCATATCGAGCGGGACACGCCCTACGGGGCGTCCAAGCGGCAGGCGGCAGAGTTGCTGCGGACGTGGGCTCAGCGCTCGGGTGCCCACTTCGCCAACGTGATTCTGCCCGGCGTGTTCGGGGAGGGCGGCAAGCCCTTCTACAACTCCGTGGTGTCCACCTTCTGCTTCCAACTCGCGCGTGGAGAGACGCCGAGTGTGAATGCCGACGCGCCCGTTGAGCAGATTCACGCGCAGGAGGTGGCCCGGCGCCTGCACACCCTGATCGAAAATGGCGAGACGGGCGACGTGCGGGTGGGAGGTGAGCACCTGACTGTGGGCGAGCTGTTGGGCCGCCTCCAGTCCTTCCAGACCCTCTACGCGGCGCACATCATCCCCGACGTGCGCCGGGACTTCGACCGCGACCTCTTCAATACTTACCGCTCGTACCTGTACCCGGACCACTACCCGGTGCCGCTGACCCTGCACACTGACCCGCGCGGCAGCCTCTTCGAGGCGGTCAAGAGCCACAACGGCGGGCAGAGCTTCCTGTCCACCACCCACCCCGGCATTACGCGCGGCAACCACTACCACACCCGCAAGATCGAGCGCTTTCTGGTGACGGGCGGCGAGGCAGAGATTGGGCTCCGGCACGTCACGGGCGGCCCGGTCCAAACCTTTCGGGTGAGTGGCGACACTCCCGCTTATGTGGACATCCCCACCCTGCACACCCACAACATCACGAATGTCGGTCCTGGCATCCTGACGACCCTATTCTGGACGCACGAGCTGTTTGATCCCGAGAACCCTGACACCTACCCCGAACCCGTGGAGACCGCATGA
- the wecB gene encoding non-hydrolyzing UDP-N-acetylglucosamine 2-epimerase: MTPDPTRRLKVMTVVGTRPEIIRLSRVLARLDEYTDHVLVHTGQNYDYELNGVFFRDLGVRQPDHFLEAAGGTAAETIGQILIRMDPVLQQEQPDALLILGDTNSCLAAINAKRRKVPIFHMEAGNRCFDQRVPEETNRKIVDHTSDINLTYSSIAREYLLREGLDPARVIKTGSPMFEVLTHYRPQIDSSDVLSRLGLTAGEYFVVSAHREENIDSDRNLAGLVESLNRVAERYGQRVIVSTHPRTQKRIDATGAQFHPLVELLKPLGFHDYNHLQLHARAVLSDSGTISEESSILNFPALNIREAHERPEAMEEASVMMVGLSPERIMQGLRVLEGQPRGDERLLRPVADYSMPNVSDKVLRIILSYTDYVNRVVWRKDVR, encoded by the coding sequence ATGACCCCTGACCCGACCCGCCGCCTTAAGGTGATGACCGTGGTGGGTACCCGTCCGGAGATCATCCGGCTTTCGCGGGTGCTCGCGCGGCTGGACGAGTACACCGATCACGTCCTCGTCCACACCGGGCAGAACTACGACTACGAACTCAATGGCGTCTTCTTCCGCGACCTCGGCGTGCGGCAGCCTGACCACTTTCTGGAAGCGGCGGGCGGCACGGCGGCCGAGACCATCGGACAGATCCTGATCCGGATGGACCCGGTGTTGCAGCAGGAGCAGCCCGACGCCCTCCTGATCTTGGGCGACACCAACAGTTGCCTCGCGGCGATCAACGCCAAACGGCGAAAGGTTCCGATCTTCCACATGGAGGCGGGCAACCGCTGCTTCGACCAGCGGGTGCCGGAGGAGACCAACCGCAAGATCGTCGACCACACCAGCGACATCAACCTGACCTACTCCTCCATCGCCCGCGAGTACCTGCTGCGCGAGGGCCTCGACCCCGCCCGCGTGATCAAGACGGGCAGCCCGATGTTCGAGGTACTGACCCACTACCGGCCGCAGATAGACAGCTCGGACGTGCTCTCAAGGCTGGGCCTGACGGCGGGCGAGTATTTCGTGGTGAGCGCGCACCGTGAGGAGAACATTGACTCGGACCGCAACCTGGCCGGGCTGGTGGAGTCGCTGAACCGGGTCGCCGAGCGCTACGGCCAGCGGGTGATCGTCTCTACCCACCCGCGCACCCAGAAGCGCATTGACGCGACCGGGGCACAGTTTCACCCGCTGGTGGAACTGCTAAAGCCCCTGGGCTTCCACGACTACAACCACCTGCAACTGCACGCCCGCGCGGTGCTGTCGGACTCCGGCACCATCAGCGAGGAGTCGAGCATCCTGAACTTCCCGGCGCTGAACATCCGCGAGGCGCACGAACGCCCCGAGGCGATGGAGGAAGCCAGCGTGATGATGGTGGGCCTCTCGCCCGAGCGCATCATGCAGGGCCTGCGCGTGCTAGAGGGCCAGCCGCGCGGCGACGAGCGTTTGCTGCGCCCGGTAGCCGACTACTCGATGCCCAACGTGTCGGACAAGGTGCTGCGAATCATCCTGAGCTACACGGACTATGTAAACCGGGTGGTGTGGCGCAAGGACGTGCGTTAA
- a CDS encoding sugar transferase produces MRILMITQWFDPEPTFKGLLFARELQRLGHEVEVLTGFPNYPGGKVYPGYRIRPWQREVVGGVPVLRVPLYPSHDGSGVKRAANYLSYAASATVGALLLRRPDVAYVYHPPATAALPGMILRALKGVPFVYDIQDLWPDTLAATGMMENAAVLRGVGSFMDRVHRRAAQIAVLSPGFRERLIERGVPEHKVSVIPNWTNEDKTDLTLPPPERARELGFAGRFNVVFAGNMGRAQALDTVLNAAEELHGEAARFVMIGGGVEEERLRESARERGLSNVDFLPRRPPSEIGEILALADALLIHLKDDPLFAITIPGKTQANLRAGKPLLMGVRGDAAKLVQEAGAGLTFPPQDAAALAAAVRELMALSPEERRRMGERGARYYEEHLALRVGAAHFAELLAAAARGGSAYNPVKRVLDVAVSALALATLGLPMLALAALVRSRLGSPVLFQQVRPGRYGDTFKMYKFRTMTDERGPDGELLPDARRLTPFGAWMRSTSLDELPELLNVLRGDMSLVGPRPLLTRYTPFFTEEERQRLNVRPGITGWAQVNGRNTASWDDRLAMDVWYIQNMSLALDLKILWLTVKKVFQRSGVVVDAESIMQNLDDERRNKLAYG; encoded by the coding sequence ATGCGAATCCTGATGATTACCCAGTGGTTCGACCCCGAACCCACCTTCAAGGGCCTGCTCTTCGCCCGCGAGTTGCAACGCTTGGGGCACGAGGTCGAGGTGCTGACCGGGTTTCCCAACTACCCCGGCGGTAAGGTCTATCCCGGTTACCGCATCCGCCCCTGGCAGCGCGAGGTGGTAGGCGGTGTGCCTGTGCTGCGGGTGCCGCTCTACCCCAGCCACGACGGCTCAGGGGTGAAACGGGCCGCCAACTACCTGTCCTACGCGGCCTCGGCCACTGTTGGTGCCCTGCTGCTGCGCCGCCCGGACGTAGCGTACGTATACCACCCCCCGGCCACAGCGGCGCTGCCCGGCATGATCCTGCGCGCGCTGAAGGGCGTGCCCTTCGTGTATGACATTCAGGACCTGTGGCCCGACACCCTGGCTGCGACCGGCATGATGGAAAATGCGGCGGTGCTGCGTGGTGTGGGCAGCTTCATGGACAGGGTTCACCGCCGGGCCGCGCAAATTGCCGTTCTGTCGCCTGGCTTCCGCGAGAGGCTGATCGAGCGCGGCGTCCCCGAGCACAAGGTCAGCGTGATTCCCAACTGGACGAACGAGGACAAGACCGACCTCACCCTGCCGCCCCCAGAGCGTGCCCGCGAGCTGGGCTTTGCGGGCAGGTTCAACGTGGTGTTCGCGGGCAATATGGGCCGGGCGCAGGCGCTGGACACGGTGCTCAACGCGGCCGAGGAGCTGCACGGCGAGGCGGCCCGCTTCGTGATGATCGGTGGCGGGGTTGAGGAGGAGCGGCTGCGCGAAAGCGCCCGCGAGCGGGGCCTGAGCAATGTGGACTTTCTGCCACGCCGACCGCCCAGCGAGATCGGGGAGATTCTGGCGCTGGCCGACGCGTTGCTGATTCACCTCAAGGACGATCCGCTATTCGCCATCACCATCCCCGGCAAGACCCAGGCCAACCTGCGGGCGGGAAAGCCCCTGCTGATGGGCGTACGCGGTGACGCGGCGAAGCTGGTGCAGGAAGCCGGGGCCGGGCTGACCTTCCCCCCGCAGGACGCGGCGGCGTTGGCGGCTGCAGTGCGCGAGCTGATGGCGCTCTCCCCGGAGGAGCGGCGGCGCATGGGTGAACGTGGTGCGCGGTACTACGAGGAGCACTTGGCCCTGCGGGTGGGCGCCGCACATTTCGCCGAGTTGCTGGCGGCAGCGGCACGCGGGGGCAGTGCCTATAACCCGGTGAAGCGGGTGCTGGATGTGGCCGTCTCAGCCCTGGCCCTGGCTACTCTGGGCCTTCCCATGCTCGCACTCGCCGCATTGGTGCGCTCACGCCTGGGCAGTCCGGTGCTGTTCCAGCAGGTGCGCCCCGGGCGGTATGGTGACACCTTCAAGATGTACAAGTTCCGCACCATGACCGACGAGCGCGGTCCAGACGGCGAACTGCTGCCTGACGCGCGGCGCCTGACCCCGTTTGGAGCCTGGATGCGCTCGACCAGCTTGGACGAACTGCCCGAGCTGTTGAATGTTCTCAGGGGCGACATGAGTCTGGTGGGACCTCGGCCTTTGCTGACGCGATACACCCCCTTTTTTACGGAAGAAGAGCGTCAACGCTTGAACGTGCGACCAGGCATCACCGGATGGGCACAAGTCAACGGCCGGAATACAGCTTCCTGGGACGACCGACTGGCGATGGACGTTTGGTACATACAGAACATGAGCCTGGCACTCGACCTGAAGATTCTCTGGTTGACAGTGAAAAAGGTATTCCAGCGCAGTGGGGTGGTCGTAGACGCCGAGTCGATCATGCAGAATCTCGACGACGAACGTCGGAACAAGTTGGCTTATGGTTGA
- a CDS encoding GNAT family N-acetyltransferase has translation MVDLTIAPLEPADAPAAQRLVLESFAPRLHPYMTATQHGSEAFLAAYLQAAALHPDRSYLGAKSQDAELLGYAEFRQLNPHTGFLSYICVSPEARGQRLAQRLIEDYLAETPHIREMQLDVFADNLPALTLYGRMGFEEVSRTTWWRRILPSPPADEVQMLNWPQALAAFELYGFCELQLRFAGRELRLGRMGESVLRCPNSAEFADDGLLAAMRAGFPTLQEALLIGPATPLPPHPEAEAFNQSLRLRWQRAQENR, from the coding sequence ATGGTTGACCTCACCATCGCGCCCCTCGAACCCGCCGACGCCCCTGCTGCTCAGCGGTTGGTGCTTGAGAGCTTCGCCCCCCGCCTCCACCCCTACATGACCGCGACCCAGCACGGCTCTGAGGCATTTTTGGCGGCCTACCTGCAAGCAGCGGCGCTGCATCCCGACCGTAGTTATCTGGGCGCCAAGTCCCAGGACGCCGAGTTGCTGGGGTACGCCGAGTTTCGGCAACTGAACCCCCACACGGGGTTTCTCTCGTATATCTGTGTCTCACCAGAGGCACGTGGACAGAGGCTGGCTCAACGGCTTATAGAGGACTACCTGGCCGAAACCCCTCATATCAGGGAAATGCAGCTCGACGTGTTTGCGGACAACCTACCAGCGCTCACGTTGTACGGACGGATGGGCTTTGAGGAAGTCTCGCGGACGACTTGGTGGAGACGCATCCTCCCTTCCCCTCCGGCGGACGAAGTGCAAATGCTGAACTGGCCCCAGGCTCTGGCTGCCTTCGAGCTCTACGGCTTTTGCGAGTTGCAACTGCGCTTCGCTGGGCGCGAGCTGCGGCTGGGGCGAATGGGCGAGAGCGTTTTACGTTGCCCGAACTCCGCAGAGTTTGCCGACGACGGCCTGTTGGCCGCGATGCGAGCAGGGTTTCCTACTCTTCAGGAGGCGCTGCTGATTGGACCCGCCACCCCACTTCCGCCACACCCGGAGGCCGAGGCGTTCAACCAATCTCTACGATTACGGTGGCAGCGTGCCCAGGAGAACCGATGA
- a CDS encoding DegT/DnrJ/EryC1/StrS family aminotransferase, with translation MTHITKTATNPQTRHLPTLFYRSAREGMQDFLAQPAVLPDAEAGVLLPAFIGWSPREGSGVYDPVQGLSLRAGFYDLNPDLTVDLGKLEAELQRGYRVLVLIHYYGRTEPQLEAVRDLADRHGALLVEDLAHGFYSAQLGGVAGSRGDINLYSLHKMFPTPGAQGGMIAYRNAQLLAGQQETAPELARLILNYDWAAIGLARRRHAQAVLQALRQLPECGHEFELLWPELAPGDVPQTLPVRIRTGNRDHIYHAMNADGYGMVSLYHTLIELVREDFTEMVALSKSVINFPVHQDLDPAHIPGMMQSFQSALRTAQE, from the coding sequence ATGACCCACATCACCAAGACCGCTACCAACCCGCAGACGCGCCATCTGCCCACTCTGTTTTACCGCTCGGCCCGTGAGGGAATGCAGGATTTCCTGGCCCAGCCTGCCGTCTTGCCGGACGCGGAGGCCGGAGTGCTGCTGCCCGCCTTCATCGGCTGGTCCCCGCGTGAGGGCAGTGGGGTCTATGACCCGGTGCAGGGCTTGAGCCTCCGCGCAGGATTCTACGATCTCAATCCTGACCTGACGGTCGACTTGGGCAAGCTGGAGGCCGAGTTGCAACGCGGCTACCGGGTGCTGGTGCTGATCCATTACTACGGACGCACCGAGCCCCAGTTGGAAGCCGTGCGCGATCTGGCCGACCGTCACGGCGCCCTGCTGGTCGAGGACCTGGCGCACGGCTTTTACTCGGCGCAACTTGGCGGGGTGGCCGGGTCGCGGGGCGACATCAACCTGTACTCGCTGCACAAGATGTTCCCCACGCCGGGTGCGCAGGGCGGCATGATCGCGTACCGCAACGCCCAGTTACTTGCCGGACAGCAGGAAACGGCTCCCGAACTGGCCCGCCTGATCCTGAATTACGACTGGGCAGCGATTGGACTGGCGCGGCGCCGCCACGCACAGGCCGTGCTGCAGGCTCTGCGTCAGTTGCCTGAGTGTGGCCATGAGTTCGAGTTGCTGTGGCCTGAGCTGGCGCCGGGGGACGTGCCGCAGACCCTGCCTGTCCGTATCCGCACAGGCAACCGCGACCACATTTACCACGCCATGAACGCCGACGGCTACGGCATGGTGAGCCTGTACCACACCCTGATCGAGCTTGTGCGGGAAGACTTCACCGAGATGGTGGCCTTGTCGAAATCCGTGATTAACTTCCCAGTTCATCAGGACCTCGACCCAGCACACATTCCCGGCATGATGCAGTCGTTTCAATCGGCTCTGAGAACGGCACAGGAATGA
- a CDS encoding GNAT family N-acetyltransferase, with protein MKLLTPAHRAEWLAAWDQAGREPFAHPDYVALFAEQGEAGALCGHGGLLPLVLRPLPGESGWRDATSPYGYGGPYGDPDENFYPAVLEWMRRERVLTLFVRAALERRPPELDLSGYVQVQLRDNVVVDVTRPPEEQWRHFEHKVRKNVNKAERAGLTARVLPEFPDLPGFVEVYLGTMQRRGAQEWYHFGPDFFSAIAEGMPGSFVLAEVRGPGGELASVELVLQSERFLYSYLGGTRQEFFAYAPNDLLKHAVIEYGRTAGKVGYVLGGGYTPDDGIFRYKRAFDRNGVRPYFGVQLTADPRVYQTLAAARRAEVGELAPDFFPAYRAPALVASVPVES; from the coding sequence ATGAAACTCCTGACCCCCGCCCACCGCGCCGAGTGGCTGGCCGCCTGGGACCAGGCCGGGCGCGAGCCGTTCGCGCATCCCGACTACGTAGCACTGTTCGCGGAGCAGGGCGAAGCCGGAGCGCTCTGTGGCCACGGCGGGTTGTTGCCGCTGGTGTTGCGACCCCTGCCGGGCGAGTCCGGCTGGCGGGATGCCACGTCGCCCTACGGCTACGGCGGTCCCTACGGTGATCCGGACGAGAACTTCTACCCGGCGGTGCTGGAGTGGATGCGGCGCGAGCGGGTCCTGACCCTCTTCGTGCGGGCCGCGCTGGAGCGGCGGCCGCCGGAACTGGACCTGTCCGGCTACGTGCAGGTGCAATTGCGCGACAACGTGGTGGTGGACGTGACCCGCCCCCCCGAGGAGCAGTGGCGGCATTTCGAGCACAAGGTCCGCAAGAACGTGAACAAGGCCGAGCGGGCTGGGCTGACCGCGCGGGTACTGCCGGAGTTTCCCGACCTGCCGGGCTTCGTCGAGGTGTACCTGGGGACCATGCAGCGGCGCGGGGCACAGGAGTGGTACCACTTCGGCCCCGACTTCTTCTCCGCCATTGCCGAAGGGATGCCGGGGAGCTTCGTGCTGGCAGAGGTGCGCGGGCCTGGGGGGGAACTGGCCTCGGTGGAACTGGTGCTCCAGAGCGAGCGCTTCCTGTATTCCTATCTGGGCGGCACCCGCCAGGAGTTCTTCGCCTACGCGCCCAACGACTTACTCAAACACGCGGTGATCGAGTATGGGCGGACGGCGGGCAAGGTCGGCTACGTCCTAGGCGGCGGCTACACACCGGACGACGGCATCTTCCGGTACAAGCGGGCCTTTGACCGGAACGGGGTACGGCCTTACTTCGGCGTGCAGCTCACCGCTGATCCAAGGGTCTATCAGACCCTGGCCGCCGCCCGCCGCGCCGAAGTGGGCGAGCTGGCCCCCGACTTCTTCCCCGCCTACCGCGCCCCAGCTCTGGTCGCCTCTGTTCCGGTCGAGTCCTGA